In Comamonas koreensis, the genomic stretch TGCCAGCCATCCTTGGGCGGCGGCATGCCGGGCTCGCCAAACAGTGCCTGCTCGGCATCGGTCTGGGCATCGGCATCTTCGACCGAGACGCTGAGCGCATCGAGCGCATCCAGCGCTTCGCTCACGCTCTCGACCCGGTCTTCCGGGCACATCAGGCACAGTTCGTACATGACAGGGTTTCCTTAATGCAAAAAGCTGGCATTCCCTTGGAAATGCCAGCATCTATCACGATGAAAGGGGGCGCATCAACGCTTGCGCGCAGCCAGCCACTCTTCCAGATAGTGGATATTGGTGCCGCCGGCATTGAACTTGGCATCGACCATCAGCTCCGAATGCAGCGGGATATTGGTCGAAATCCCTTCGACCGCCGTCTCCAGCAGCGCAGTGCGCATGCGGGCGATGGCCTGCTCACGGGTGTCGCCATAGACGATCAGCTTGCCGATCATCGAGTCGTAGTTCGGTGGCACGAAGTAGTTCGCATACACGTGCGAGTCCACGCGCACACCCGGGCCGCCCGGCATGTGCCAGGTGGTGACCCGGCCAGGCGATGGCGTGAACTTGTAGGCATCTTCGGCGTTGATCCGGCATTCGATCGCATGACCGCGCATCTGCGCGTTGATCTGGCGCTGCGTGAACGGCAGTTTCTCGCCAGCGGCCACCATGATCTGGGTGCCGACGATATCCACGCCAGTGATCCATTCGGTCACCGGGTGCTCGACCTGCACACGGGTGTTCATCTCGATGAAGTAGAACTCGCCGTTTTCGTACAGAAACTCGAAGGTACCCGCACCGCGGTAGCCGATCTTCTTGCAGGCGGCCACGCAGCGGTCGCCGATCTTCTCAATCAGGCGGCGTGGAATGCCAGGGGCCGGCGCCTCTTCAATCACCTTCTGATGGCGGCGCTGCATGGAGCAATCGCGCTCGCCCAGGTAGACGGCGTTCTTGAACTTGTCGGCCATTACCTGGATTTCGATGTGGCGCGGGTTCTGCAGGTACTTTTCCATGTACACCGCAGGATTGCCGAACGCAGCACCAGCTTCGGCCTTGGTCATCTGCACGGCATTGACCAGCGCAGCCTCGGTATGCACCACGCGCATGCCACGGCCACCGCCGCCGCCTGCGGCCTTGATGATCACCGGGTAGCCGATGGCCTTGGCAATGCGGCGGATCAGCGCGGGGTCATCCGGCAATTCGCCATCGGAGCCAGGCACGCAAGGCACGCCAGCCTTGATCATCGCCTGCTTGGCCGAGACCTTGTCACCCATGATGCGGATGGACTCGGGCGTCGGGCCAATGAACTGGAAGCCGCTCTTTTCCACGCGCTCGGCAAAGTCGGCGTTCTCGGACAGAAAGCCGTAGCCAGGGTGGATGGCCTCGGCGTCGGTCACTTCGGCCGCCGAGATGATGGCCGGCATGTTCAGATAGCTTTGGGCCGACGGCGCCGGGCCAATGCAGACGGCCTCATCGGCCAGCTTCACATACTTGGCGTCGCGGTCCGCCTCGGAATAGACCATCACGGCCTTGATGCCCAGCTCGCGGCAAGCGCGCTGCACACGCAGTGCGATCTCTCCGCGGTTGGCAACCAGAATTTTCTTGAACATGGGCGAGGCCTTATTCAATGATGAACAACGGCTGACCAAATTCCACGGCCTGGCCGTTTTCGCCCAGGATCTGCTTGATCGTGCCGGACTTGTCGGCTTCGATCTCATTGAGGATCTTCATCGCTTCAATGATGCACACGGTGTCGCCTTCCTTGACCTGGCTGCCGACCTCAACAAAGGCCTTGGCGCCGGGAGCGGACGAGCGGTAGAACGTGCCCACCATCGGTGACTTGACCGTATGGCCTTGCGCCGCAGCGGGAGCAGCTTCTGCCGGCGCAGCGGCAGCAGCGGGGGCTGCTGCAGGGGCCGCAGCGGGCAACACGGGCGCCGCCATCACTTGCTGCACCACAGCGCCGCCGCCCTTCACAATGCGAACCTTGCCTTCTGCTTCGGTGATTTCCAACTCCGAGACATTCGATTCGGACACGAGATCGATCAGGGTTTTCAGCTTGCGTAAATCCATGGGAGCTCCAACGGCTAAAAAATCAAACAGGGCGCAAATTTACTCCAATTTCGCCCTATTTGACTCAATATCTTTGATTTTTGATCAACGGCACTACTGCCGTCCCGGCTTGCACACCTTATAGACTTGCCCAATTTTGCAAGTCAGATGCAAGAAGTTGCCCCATTTTACGATGTTGAACGTCACCTTGCCTACCAAATACCACTGTGAACGGTAGGCCGCCTGCGGAATTGCCCAGGTCGCGCGTCAGCTGCGTGCCACCCATGCCGG encodes the following:
- the accB gene encoding acetyl-CoA carboxylase biotin carboxyl carrier protein yields the protein MDLRKLKTLIDLVSESNVSELEITEAEGKVRIVKGGGAVVQQVMAAPVLPAAAPAAAPAAAAAPAEAAPAAAQGHTVKSPMVGTFYRSSAPGAKAFVEVGSQVKEGDTVCIIEAMKILNEIEADKSGTIKQILGENGQAVEFGQPLFIIE
- the accC gene encoding acetyl-CoA carboxylase biotin carboxylase subunit gives rise to the protein MFKKILVANRGEIALRVQRACRELGIKAVMVYSEADRDAKYVKLADEAVCIGPAPSAQSYLNMPAIISAAEVTDAEAIHPGYGFLSENADFAERVEKSGFQFIGPTPESIRIMGDKVSAKQAMIKAGVPCVPGSDGELPDDPALIRRIAKAIGYPVIIKAAGGGGGRGMRVVHTEAALVNAVQMTKAEAGAAFGNPAVYMEKYLQNPRHIEIQVMADKFKNAVYLGERDCSMQRRHQKVIEEAPAPGIPRRLIEKIGDRCVAACKKIGYRGAGTFEFLYENGEFYFIEMNTRVQVEHPVTEWITGVDIVGTQIMVAAGEKLPFTQRQINAQMRGHAIECRINAEDAYKFTPSPGRVTTWHMPGGPGVRVDSHVYANYFVPPNYDSMIGKLIVYGDTREQAIARMRTALLETAVEGISTNIPLHSELMVDAKFNAGGTNIHYLEEWLAARKR